In Methanosphaera sp. ISO3-F5, a genomic segment contains:
- a CDS encoding arsenate reductase family protein: MLIIEYPRCSTCRKAKKWLDEHNIEYEDRDIIKDNPRKDELKEWIEKSELPIKRFFNTSGKKYRELKLKDKLPEMTLDEQIEILSTDGMLVKRPLIITENVILTGFKEKEWEEKLL; the protein is encoded by the coding sequence ATGCTGATAATAGAATATCCAAGATGCAGTACCTGCAGAAAAGCAAAAAAATGGTTAGACGAACACAACATAGAATATGAAGACCGAGACATCATAAAAGACAATCCAAGAAAAGACGAACTAAAAGAATGGATAGAAAAATCAGAACTGCCCATAAAAAGATTCTTCAACACAAGCGGCAAAAAATACAGAGAACTAAAACTAAAAGACAAACTACCTGAAATGACACTAGACGAACAAATAGAAATACTATCAACAGATGGAATGCTAGTAAAAAGACCATTAATAATAACAGAAAACGTTATACTAACCGGTTTTAAAGAAAAAGAATGGGAAGAAAAACTATTATAA
- a CDS encoding IS1096 element passenger TnpR family protein — protein MVAYKIDVRLDINSEIKRTVIIPGNITFKKLHEIICILFNLNNNKKYKFIFEDLDLIIHDTGSLNIDTIDARFELIDAYFLRYTSIKYVNDIWNIKINNTKTKYEKEYPQLLEIKGNLNPTNKIKSTKEYLTSIKQKDKNLNEIRQLKTQSELISLFNIPHTIENNQITILNEDETLEKYIK, from the coding sequence ATGGTTGCATATAAAATAGATGTAAGGTTAGATATTAATTCAGAAATTAAAAGAACAGTAATTATACCAGGAAACATTACCTTTAAAAAATTACATGAAATCATATGTATACTATTTAACTTAAATAACAATAAAAAATATAAGTTCATATTTGAAGATTTAGACTTAATAATCCATGATACGGGTAGTCTAAATATTGATACTATTGATGCCAGGTTTGAATTAATAGACGCATACTTCTTAAGATATACAAGTATAAAATATGTAAATGACATATGGAACATTAAAATAAACAACACAAAAACAAAATATGAAAAAGAATATCCCCAACTACTGGAAATCAAAGGAAACCTCAACCCAACAAACAAAATTAAATCAACAAAGGAATATTTAACATCAATAAAACAAAAAGATAAAAACCTTAACGAAATAAGACAATTAAAAACTCAGTCAGAACTAATATCATTATTTAATATTCCACACACTATAGAAAATAACCAGATAACAATACTAAATGAAGATGAAACACTAGAAAAATATATAAAATAA
- a CDS encoding MTH1187 family thiamine-binding protein, with protein MITADFAIVPVGTQDTECKEYVKNAVQEIKKSGLTYQLTGMSTQIEAETLEELYSAITKAQEVVFKAGTDRVYTVIKVDDRRDMDNRTLDAKVKTVEDILE; from the coding sequence ATGATAACAGCAGACTTTGCAATTGTACCTGTAGGAACCCAAGACACAGAATGTAAAGAATATGTTAAAAATGCAGTTCAAGAAATTAAAAAATCAGGATTAACATACCAATTAACAGGAATGAGTACTCAGATAGAGGCAGAAACTTTAGAAGAGTTATATTCAGCAATTACAAAAGCTCAAGAAGTAGTATTTAAAGCAGGAACAGACAGAGTATATACAGTAATAAAAGTTGATGATAGAAGAGATATGGATAATCGTACATTAGATGCAAAAGTCAAAACAGTTGAAGATATTTTAGAATAA
- a CDS encoding ferredoxin, with protein MYEVILERDDCTMCGHCVEIDETKFTFDDDDKATLIGAERDDNTDELKVEDASIYEEAEENCTGECIEVYEED; from the coding sequence ATGTATGAAGTTATATTAGAAAGAGACGACTGCACAATGTGCGGACACTGCGTAGAAATAGACGAAACAAAATTCACATTCGATGATGATGACAAAGCAACATTAATTGGAGCAGAAAGAGACGATAACACCGACGAATTAAAAGTAGAAGATGCTTCAATATACGAAGAAGCAGAAGAAAACTGTACCGGTGAATGCATAGAAGTATATGAAGAAGATTAA
- a CDS encoding pyridoxamine 5'-phosphate oxidase family protein, translated as MFFLATVDEDQPKCRPLGLHILYEDKIYFGVGDFKDVYKQMIANPKIEIVATRGEDILRYYGIAKFEDNKAVLEKAAEILQT; from the coding sequence ATGTTCTTCCTGGCAACAGTAGATGAAGACCAACCAAAATGCAGACCATTAGGTTTACATATACTATATGAGGATAAAATATACTTCGGAGTAGGAGACTTCAAAGATGTTTATAAACAAATGATAGCAAATCCTAAAATTGAAATAGTTGCCACAAGAGGAGAAGATATTCTCAGATACTATGGAATAGCTAAGTTTGAAGATAACAAAGCAGTTCTAGAAAAAGCTGCAGAAATCTTACAGACTTAA
- a CDS encoding pseudomurein-binding repeat-containing protein, with amino-acid sequence MKKQIIRLILIIILILSCLQTATAASVFLTSDHIGTDDNDLNMLNSVKKYIEELSNGEINVIIDPYAPSPGEGTRALESSADVSVNFAASDPGNFLLLAKAASNINKQIIFVNTGNFDLDEANFIRRAWDDNYSTASFAGINTPGEFLKKAGIEYVQPLKQYSTGDDSYTTSKDEINRYIAEQIVEKINKQSSSPVYDENLVVTHKMHPSKMAQASSELVASNDTSYKGNYGGYTASQLLYLTSSYLNGNGLEEPKNYDLPDSPLETSILAKESYSTYDYMKMGSLVKKYMDENGRAPNYINYEGAYLAYPDVMYNFARITENHTSSSHMDFATHYRFDKVNSSLLMDALPFILIGLVLLVLYALIRKIRNKNKRRR; translated from the coding sequence ATGAAAAAACAAATAATACGTTTGATATTAATAATAATACTTATTCTGTCATGTTTACAAACTGCAACGGCAGCAAGTGTATTTCTAACATCAGACCATATTGGTACAGATGACAATGACTTAAATATGCTGAATTCTGTAAAGAAATACATTGAAGAACTAAGTAATGGTGAAATAAATGTAATAATCGATCCATATGCACCCAGTCCCGGAGAAGGTACAAGAGCATTAGAAAGTAGTGCTGATGTGAGTGTGAACTTCGCAGCCAGCGACCCGGGTAACTTCCTATTATTGGCAAAAGCAGCAAGTAATATAAATAAACAAATAATCTTTGTAAACACAGGAAATTTTGACTTGGATGAAGCTAATTTTATTAGAAGAGCATGGGATGATAATTACTCCACTGCTTCATTTGCAGGAATAAATACTCCCGGCGAATTTCTAAAAAAAGCAGGCATAGAATATGTACAACCATTAAAACAATATTCAACAGGTGATGATTCTTATACTACTAGTAAGGATGAAATAAACAGGTACATAGCAGAACAAATAGTAGAAAAAATCAATAAACAATCAAGCAGCCCAGTTTATGATGAAAATCTTGTAGTAACACATAAGATGCATCCATCAAAAATGGCACAGGCAAGCAGTGAACTAGTAGCAAGCAATGACACATCCTACAAAGGAAATTATGGAGGATACACAGCATCACAATTACTATACCTGACAAGCTCATACCTCAATGGGAACGGACTTGAAGAACCAAAAAATTATGATCTTCCAGATTCACCATTAGAAACATCAATACTAGCAAAAGAATCATACTCAACATATGATTACATGAAAATGGGAAGCCTAGTGAAAAAGTATATGGATGAAAATGGACGAGCACCAAACTATATAAATTACGAGGGAGCATACCTAGCATATCCTGATGTAATGTACAATTTTGCAAGAATCACAGAAAACCATACTAGTTCAAGTCACATGGACTTCGCAACACATTACAGGTTTGATAAAGTAAACAGTTCATTACTTATGGACGCATTACCATTCATTCTAATAGGATTAGTACTTTTAGTACTGTATGCTTTAATAAGAAAAATCAGAAACAAAAATAAAAGAAGAAGATAA
- a CDS encoding TIR domain-containing protein → MYQNKITHNLFISYYHVDRYFRDKLSKILEKNFKTHSSPHNYAICHNFERYTEELRKSTSQEDIFIVLVGNETYKSRNVDWEIDFGLHENACMMGLCLPTNDDYLKKEINPKIIPKKLATNIYSGYASYFDWTENYEAIQSYIEHAIKNKINKHALFI, encoded by the coding sequence ATGTATCAAAATAAAATAACACATAATCTTTTCATCAGTTACTACCATGTTGATCGATACTTTAGAGACAAACTAAGTAAAATATTAGAAAAAAACTTTAAAACACATTCATCCCCACATAATTATGCAATATGCCATAACTTTGAAAGATACACCGAAGAACTAAGAAAATCCACATCACAAGAGGATATATTCATAGTTCTTGTGGGAAATGAAACATATAAATCACGAAATGTGGATTGGGAAATAGATTTTGGACTTCATGAAAATGCATGCATGATGGGATTATGCTTACCAACAAACGATGATTACCTAAAAAAAGAAATTAATCCTAAAATAATACCTAAAAAACTGGCAACTAACATATACTCAGGTTATGCATCATACTTTGACTGGACAGAAAATTACGAAGCAATACAATCATATATAGAACATGCCATAAAAAATAAGATAAACAAACATGCATTATTCATCTAA
- a CDS encoding pyridoxamine 5'-phosphate oxidase family protein: MTEREEVFDYLQKAGVLFLATVKGDKPKNRPIGFKMLVNDQIYFLTGESKDVNAQMIKNTNVEFVGRFDEGFIRYYGRVVFDEDSDGELLGKAFELMPMLEKLYGEGSEDTAVIFHVGKATAEIRDMFGIKKAYNFLN; encoded by the coding sequence ATGACTGAAAGAGAAGAAGTTTTTGATTATTTGCAAAAGGCTGGCGTATTATTTTTAGCTACTGTTAAGGGTGATAAACCAAAGAATAGGCCTATAGGTTTTAAGATGCTTGTTAATGACCAGATTTATTTCTTAACGGGTGAATCTAAGGATGTTAATGCGCAGATGATTAAAAATACTAATGTTGAATTTGTTGGCAGGTTTGATGAGGGCTTTATTCGTTATTATGGTAGGGTTGTTTTTGATGAAGATTCTGATGGTGAGCTATTAGGTAAGGCTTTTGAATTAATGCCTATGCTTGAAAAACTTTATGGTGAAGGTTCTGAAGATACTGCAGTTATTTTCCATGTGGGTAAAGCTACTGCAGAAATTAGGGACATGTTTGGTATTAAAAAAGCTTATAATTTCTTAAATTAA
- a CDS encoding zinc ribbon domain-containing protein encodes MQRCSNCGELNDDSYDYCAYCGEIMYIQVDNNSTNNDIKMDHLYADSLAREIIDSNTNNLFDDDIDEITRELLGEKNEKPTFLDDEELYVNTNDEENTERDEELIQLETQIKGKLRRNKKLEADMGLILRNIDVILDDFNGPLEIMGEITTNDKLDNKSVQLSAISYDENKAQLTKNKTIINVDHGNFNTFDISLNIDVTKTAIIIILPEMIQYDTQDKEEPKDDIIITNYEKYETSHEANNIFIEQLQDIERKIGMTITNTSVLVKSDFDIEIVGEIRIKNPDKYHNIKIAATCYDQLNHIIGTANTLINTKLFLGFDTLSLKISNIEVSNIQRIKLYPTLQ; translated from the coding sequence ATGCAAAGATGTTCAAATTGTGGAGAATTAAATGATGATTCATACGACTACTGTGCATACTGTGGCGAAATAATGTACATACAAGTAGACAATAACTCAACAAACAATGACATAAAAATGGATCACTTATACGCAGACAGTCTAGCAAGAGAAATAATTGATTCAAACACTAACAACTTATTTGATGATGATATAGATGAAATAACCCGAGAACTACTGGGAGAAAAAAACGAAAAACCAACATTCCTTGATGATGAAGAATTATACGTCAATACAAACGATGAAGAAAACACTGAACGAGACGAAGAATTAATACAGCTAGAAACACAGATTAAGGGAAAACTAAGAAGAAACAAAAAATTAGAAGCAGACATGGGATTAATACTCAGAAATATTGATGTTATACTGGATGATTTTAACGGACCCCTGGAAATAATGGGAGAAATCACAACAAACGATAAACTAGACAATAAAAGCGTCCAACTATCAGCAATATCCTATGATGAAAACAAGGCACAGCTAACAAAAAATAAAACAATTATAAACGTGGATCATGGAAACTTCAATACATTTGATATTAGCCTAAACATTGATGTTACAAAGACAGCGATAATAATCATCTTACCAGAAATGATACAGTATGACACACAGGATAAGGAAGAACCAAAAGATGATATAATCATTACCAACTATGAAAAATATGAAACATCCCATGAAGCAAACAATATTTTCATCGAACAACTACAAGATATTGAACGAAAAATAGGAATGACAATAACAAACACGTCAGTACTGGTAAAATCTGACTTTGACATAGAGATAGTGGGTGAAATAAGAATAAAAAACCCCGACAAATACCATAACATAAAAATAGCAGCAACCTGCTACGACCAGCTAAACCACATAATAGGAACAGCAAACACACTAATAAACACAAAACTATTCCTGGGATTTGACACACTAAGCCTAAAAATAAGCAACATTGAAGTAAGCAACATACAAAGAATAAAACTGTACCCAACACTCCAATAA
- a CDS encoding aldo/keto reductase has translation MEYRVSGKTGDKISLLGFGAMRLKSSGGRVDMDLATDLLRYAIDNGVNYIDTAYLYGNGSGSNERAIGMILESLGYRDKVFISTKMNRLAIHSREDMDVMFSNQLENLCTDRIDYYFIHNVICYDDVVSLIDMGLFDFINEKKSSGQIVNMGFSYHGSLDDFRKILDLYDWDVTLLQYNYFDDSMQAGIEGIRLAYSRGMAVVIMEPLKGGLLAGNMPLEVQDLIDASSSTRSNVDLAFSWIFDTPEVTCVLSGMNSMDMLEENIDIVNRHVDSSLSDDEVALIGEVKDVLHRLNKINCTGCNYCMPCPRDINIPSIFKLYNDKFLFPQDKVAGVNNNSLLYVGNILGVTGSPHDASLCVDCGLCVSKCPQQLDIPGLIRLVDKDFHGKLFRPFIPVIKRVMKFVL, from the coding sequence ATGGAGTATAGGGTTTCAGGTAAGACTGGTGATAAGATTTCATTGTTGGGTTTTGGTGCTATGCGTTTAAAATCTAGTGGTGGTCGTGTTGATATGGATTTAGCTACTGATTTGTTAAGGTATGCTATTGATAATGGTGTTAATTATATTGATACTGCTTATTTGTATGGTAATGGTTCTGGTTCTAATGAACGTGCTATTGGTATGATTCTTGAAAGTCTTGGCTATCGTGATAAGGTTTTTATTTCTACTAAGATGAACAGGTTAGCTATTCATTCTCGTGAGGATATGGATGTAATGTTTTCTAATCAGTTGGAGAATTTATGTACTGATCGTATTGATTATTATTTTATTCATAATGTTATTTGTTATGATGATGTTGTTTCATTGATTGATATGGGCTTGTTTGATTTTATTAATGAGAAAAAGTCTAGTGGTCAGATTGTTAATATGGGTTTTTCTTATCATGGTTCTTTGGATGATTTTAGGAAGATTTTGGATCTTTATGATTGGGATGTTACATTGTTGCAGTATAATTATTTTGATGATAGTATGCAGGCGGGTATTGAGGGTATTCGTTTAGCTTATTCTAGGGGTATGGCTGTTGTAATTATGGAGCCTTTGAAGGGAGGTCTTCTTGCCGGTAATATGCCCCTTGAGGTTCAGGATTTGATTGATGCTTCTTCATCTACTAGGAGTAATGTTGATCTTGCTTTTTCATGGATTTTTGATACTCCTGAGGTTACATGTGTTCTTAGTGGTATGAATTCCATGGATATGTTGGAGGAGAATATTGATATTGTTAATAGGCATGTTGATTCTTCTTTGAGTGATGATGAGGTTGCTTTGATTGGTGAGGTTAAGGATGTTCTTCATCGTTTGAATAAGATTAATTGTACTGGATGTAATTATTGTATGCCTTGTCCTAGGGATATTAATATTCCTTCTATTTTCAAGTTGTATAATGATAAGTTCTTGTTTCCTCAAGATAAGGTTGCTGGTGTAAATAACAATTCATTACTTTATGTGGGTAATATATTGGGTGTTACGGGTAGTCCTCATGATGCTTCATTATGTGTTGATTGTGGATTGTGTGTTAGTAAATGTCCTCAACAGTTGGATATTCCTGGTTTGATTCGTTTAGTTGATAAAGATTTTCATGGTAAGCTTTTCAGACCGTTTATTCCAGTGATTAAGAGGGTTATGAAGTTTGTATTATAA
- a CDS encoding IS4 family transposase, with the protein MNFMVEVENSICRIEDYNDYKYWYGRKAFTRVRKWSFMDYVLFVLVNKGRSSSIEIEEYVKERWDDESKIISKQALSKQRLKIKPKIFKDMNLDFIKDVFNSSEFEHDFKDYTILLVDGSDLQLPNIKITKEEFNVAPDTIVYTQAPSVKASMLIDAKYNLVVDAILGDFKSNERELVKQHISNIEDKINLEKTIIIFDRGYISLELMLFLENKGIKYLFRSNERYYQNEILTMKSRDETVQLEINTNRTQNIKDKNIKKQALNLEYYQTRISKPLLDNGVTEILFTNITESEADIHKLKELYKMRWEIELNYEKIKNKIRIENFSGKRRTIIEQDFYSQIYIFNLQMAIQNKAQKELEPENKELREKHDKEKRPNTNLGIGRLKNKLTQILLKPLNEIKRILNNLIIKSIKFTTDYKFNRPSTNRKTKRHVKYPYNLRRSF; encoded by the coding sequence ATGAATTTTATGGTTGAGGTTGAGAATTCTATTTGTAGGATTGAGGACTATAATGATTATAAGTATTGGTATGGACGTAAAGCTTTTACTCGTGTTCGTAAATGGAGTTTTATGGATTATGTACTTTTTGTTTTAGTCAATAAAGGTCGTAGTAGTTCTATTGAGATTGAAGAGTACGTTAAAGAACGTTGGGATGATGAATCTAAAATCATTTCTAAACAGGCTTTATCAAAGCAACGACTTAAAATTAAACCTAAAATCTTTAAAGACATGAATCTAGACTTTATAAAAGATGTATTTAATAGTTCTGAATTTGAACATGATTTTAAAGATTATACAATACTTTTAGTTGATGGTTCTGATCTTCAATTACCTAATATTAAAATTACCAAAGAAGAATTTAATGTTGCACCAGATACCATAGTGTACACCCAGGCACCAAGTGTTAAAGCTTCTATGTTGATAGATGCTAAATATAACCTTGTAGTTGATGCTATCTTAGGTGATTTTAAATCAAATGAAAGGGAATTAGTTAAACAACACATATCCAATATTGAAGATAAAATAAATTTAGAAAAAACAATAATAATCTTTGATAGGGGTTATATATCACTTGAATTAATGTTATTCCTTGAAAACAAAGGTATTAAATATTTATTCAGATCCAATGAAAGATACTACCAAAACGAAATATTAACTATGAAATCTCGTGATGAAACAGTACAATTAGAAATCAATACCAACAGAACTCAAAACATCAAAGACAAAAACATAAAAAAACAAGCATTAAACCTAGAATATTATCAAACAAGAATAAGCAAACCATTATTAGACAATGGAGTTACAGAAATACTATTTACTAACATCACTGAATCAGAAGCAGACATTCACAAACTCAAAGAATTATACAAAATGAGGTGGGAAATCGAATTAAATTACGAAAAAATCAAAAATAAGATACGAATAGAAAATTTCTCTGGAAAAAGAAGAACCATAATTGAACAAGACTTCTATTCACAAATATACATCTTCAATTTACAAATGGCAATACAAAACAAAGCACAAAAAGAACTAGAACCAGAAAACAAAGAATTACGAGAAAAACACGATAAAGAAAAACGACCAAACACCAACCTGGGAATAGGACGTCTCAAAAACAAACTAACCCAAATACTATTAAAACCATTAAACGAAATAAAAAGAATCTTAAACAATTTAATCATCAAATCCATCAAATTCACAACAGATTACAAATTCAACCGACCATCAACAAACAGAAAAACCAAAAGACACGTAAAATACCCCTACAATCTAAGAAGAAGCTTTTAA